Genomic segment of Aliiroseovarius sp. M344:
TCGTTGGTCCTCGCCCACCCGAGCCACGCTATGTTCAAGCGCGCCCGAACATCTACAAGCAGGTTTTGACGGACCGCCCCGGCATCACCGGACTCGCGTCGATCGTTTTCCACAGCCATGAAGAAAAAATGCTGGCGGCGTGTGAAACGCAGAAAGAGTCAGAGGGCGTTTACCTACGTCGTTGTGTTCCCCGGAAAGCCGCGTTGGACCACATTTATCACAAGAATAAATCGCTGCGTTTGGATATCTATATCCTCTACCTGACCGCCGCCAAGTTGTTCCCTTTACCCGGTCGACGCGCAAAACGCATTCGGGGTTAAAACCAGTAACTTCCTGACTCCGCAGCCGATATCTGTCGGCATGCGGGGTCACAAAAAATTTGATGGAGCCGCATCCATGAAGGTCGAAACAACCAAGCTAGACGGTGTTGTGATCGTGACACCAGCGCGCCACGGCGACAATCGAGGTTTCTTTAGCGAAACATTTTCGACCAACGCGATGGGGCAGGCAGGCTTGCCGTCAAAATTTGTGCAGGACAACCTATCGCGCTCGGCCAACAAGGGCACTGTGCGCGGGCTCCATTGCCAAGCACCGCCGCATGCGCAAGCCAAGCTTGTGCGTTGCCTTCGGGGCGCCATTTTGGATGTCGCCGTTGATGTGCGACACGGTTCGCCAACTTATGGCGATTGGGTTGCGGTCGAACTGTCAGACGATAATGGCTCGGCCTTACTGGTACCCGAAGGGTACCTGCACGGGTTTATCACGCTAACTGACGATGTGGACGTATTCTACAAGTGTTCTGATCACTACGCGCCCGAGACCGAAATGTCGGTTCGGTTTGATGATCCGGACATCGGTATAGAATGGGGGATGCCGTCGGACCAGACCACGCTAAGCGGCAAGGATGCCGAAGCGGGATCGTTGTCCGCGTTTGCGACACCCTTTGGCCTAGATGGCGGCCCACGCACATCATGACGAAAACGCCCGCAGAGTTAACAAGCGGGCGTTCGTTTTTCGATTGCGGAAACGTATGATCAGACCGCGCTGCCATCACGGACCTTCAGCCATGACGTTCCATCGCTGTAAGCCAGCTGCGCGCCACCCGTGGCGTCAGAGACAAAGGCGATACCACCCGAGCCAACCGTGTTTGCTGCCGGCAGACCAGCGATCGCAGTCGGTGTCAGTCGTAAGACACCATTCACGTCAAGTTTCGCCACGGGGCTTTTCCCGATGCCGACATCGCCCGCACCGGTCGCGATAATCGCTTCGTTCCAACTGCTACCATCGGCACTGGTTTTGACGCGAAAATTGTCGTCCCCGGTCAAGCCGAATTCAGCGCGTCCAGACCAATTCGATTGAAACAACAGGGACGCGGTGTCGCCCGTGTTCGCCTTGTTGATCTTCACTTGATGCGATGTCCCATTATGCGAAAGAAGTGTAGCATCCGCCGCGACGGCCAGCTTGTTGGTTGCGTCTGCCGTCGTGTTCACGCCGACAAGATCCAGGTTATTTGTTGTACCCGCAGTGTCGACCCATTCGGTTCCGTCAAAGCGTATCTGTTGCGCAGTGCCTGTAATGTCTGCACGCCAACCATCCAATGGGGGGATGAATTGCCACGACCCATCCTGCAGCCAAGTAACGCTCTTCTCTTGCCCGGCCCAATCCCCGGTAGCTCCTGCCGGCACGATGTAACGATCGCCTTCATTTGCCGCAGGGGGCGGGTTGAGTTCGTTGGCAGAGGTGACAGACAATTGCACAAGGATGTCCAATATCCTCACAGCTTCATTGTGCGTGACGTGCTTCTGCGCCTGCGCGGCTTGGATCAGGGGAAGGGATAAAATGGGCGACGTGTCAGGCATATCGGAATCTCCGTTGCAAAAATTGCTCGCTACGATTGATCGCCCCAAAGGGTTTACGTTTACTAACGTCAGCGTTCGCGCACGATTTGATGAGTTTTAATGTCCGACTGGTTATCACATCAGGAAGACATTGTTGTGCAGATATTCGATCTGATCGATATCATCGACCGTCAAAATGTTGCCATTGCCAAAATCGAACACGGCATCTCCATCAATGATATTTGCGTAGGAGAGGATTTCCTGCTGCGTTTTATGCCCGCCGCCCCAGAGCTCTGACGAGAGCAAAATAGTTTCCTGGTCGTGGTCAAAATCAGTGATGCAGTCCTGCCCATCGGTGAAAATGAAGGTGTCGACCTGTTCGCCGCCCGTCAGCAGATCGTCACCATCGTCACCTGAAAGCACATCCATCCCGCTTCCTCCTGACAGGATATCCGCGCCAGAATTACCATTAAGGCGGTCATTCCCCGAACCGCCAAACAACGCGTCGTTTCCCGCAGCACCCCACAATATGTCATCACCGTTTAGGCCCAGTAAGCGGTTGTCGGCTTCATTGCCGACAAATTTGTCGTCGAAGTCGGTACCGATCAGGTTCTCGACACTAAAAAAAGTGTCGCCAACCATACTTCCAAATCCTTTTCCAAGCGCGAGTGAGACCACAGCGCGCGAGGCGGCACCAGACATCAAAACGGTATCCTCGCCGTTTCCCCCGTCATATTTTGCTGTGCCCTGACCTGCAGCAATGAAGATGTCATCGCCATCACCGCCATACAATTTGTCGTTGCCCCCCATGCCTTTCAACTTGTCATTGCCCTGGCCGCCGAACAAAGAGTTGCTTCCTTTGCTGCCTATTATCGTGTCGTCGTGTTCCGATCCAAAAATATTCTCGATGGAAAATAGTTTGTCGCCAAACGCGCCCCCCGCATGCACGTTGTGGATAAGATTGATGATCACTGCCGCGTCCGCGGTTGCATAGCTGGCTGTGTCCCAGCCAGTGCCTCCGAAAAGCCGATCATACCCGGCTCCGCCATCCAGAATATCGTGACCATTGTCGCCTTTCAGGATGTCGTGGTGGTCACCGCCAAACAGCCGGTCGTTTCCGGTGCCGCCGGAAAGCCGATCCTGCCCGCCGTCGCCGTAAAGTTGGTCTGCACCGGCTTGGCCGCGAAGGTCGTCGTTTCCGCCGCGACCTTCGATACGATTGCTACCATTGCTCCCAATGACTAGGTCGTGAAAATCCGAGCCGATCGCGTTCTCGATCGAGTGGAAACGATCAGTCGAACTTGCGGCCATGCCCTTGCCATGAGCAAGTAAAATTTTCACTCGCGTGGCCAATGCCGAATAGTCGACGTAATCCCAACCGTTACCGCCCAGATATCGATCGCCGCCGCCGCCGCCGATAAACCTGTCGTGACCATTCCCGCCCCAGATCACATCCTGTCCAGATCCGCCAACTAGTTGGTCATTGCCTTCCCCGCCGCTGATTTTGTCGTTTCCGTACCCACCGTAAATCCAGTCATCACCCGCGCCGCCAAGCAAGCCGTCATCACCGTCGTCCCCGAACAGCCTATCATCTCCACCGTCGCCTTGAATCCGATCCAAACCAGTGCCGCCATAAAGGGTGTCGCGACCATCTCCGCCGACAAGGGTGTCGTTTCCGCCACCGCCTTGCAGGTTGTCGTCACCTGCCATGCCTCGAATATGGTTTGCCGCTGCATCGCCAATAATGGTGTCAGAAAAAAGCGAGCCCGTTACATTTTCGATCGAGATCAAGGTATCGCCAGGGACTACGGAAAACGATGATGTCGGTGCCAGATTGACCGAAATCGCGCTCGTATCACTGCGGAAATCAACCCAATCGAACCCCGACCCACCATCAAGAATATCAGTGCCCTCGCCACCGATCAGGGTGTCATTGCCCGCCCCGCCCAGTAGATGGTCATCACCGGCCCCACCAATCAGGGTGTCATCTCCAGCAAGACCGATAAGGGTGTTGGCATGAGCATTACCGGTTAGAGCGTCGTGGAAAGAAGAGCCGGTTACGGCCTCGATATCGACCAGTGTATGGCCATGGGCCGCGCCGGCTGCCAGGTTATCCAGCAACGAGATGATGACTGCCTGATCCATGGTCTCGTAACTGACGGTGTCCCAACCCGTCCCGCCATCCATCATGTCGGCACCGAGGCCACCGACAATGGTGTCGTCGCCAGAACCGCCATAGATTTCATTTGCCAAATTATTGCCGATCAGTATGTCGTCGAAGCCTGACCCGATGAGGTTTTCGATCGAGATGTATTGATCGCCAACAGCTGCGCCGTTTGAATCGTTTCTGGTCAGATCCACCGTAACAGCCGCAGGTGCAGAAACATACGACACCGTATCCTCGCCATTTCCGCCGTCAAAAAAGTCGGCGCCTTCAGACCAAAGAAAAGTGTCGTTACCGCTGTGCCCTTTCAATGTCTCGACGCCTTCGTCACCGGCGAGGATATCGTTACCTTCAGTGCCTTCGATGACCTCGGGAATGTAGTTGAAACCACTCGGAGGCCGATCCAGGGCCAATGTGTCTTTGGTTGTGAAATGCTGTGCCGTTAACGCAGCGCCAGAGGCGCTGAAAACGTGTACAACCTCGTTTCGATAGGTAATGTCCGCCCCCCAGCTGCGTGAGGTAATGTTAAGTTGACTGGCATCATACAGCATGAAGAAACCGGAAAGGTCCAAGCGGTCAATGCCGGGCTCGAAATCCTTTATTGTGTCAGGCACATCATCGGCGGTGAGTAAGAAAATATCCGCGCCAGCGCCACCGGTCAGCTGGTCCTGTCCTGTACCATCGTGCAAGATATCGTCGCCAGCTGCGCCATTGATCTGATCATTGCCAGAACCACCGTCTATCAGGTCGTTTTGGGCGGTGCCGGTGACTTGGTCGGCTGATCCATCAGCTTGCACTGTCAAGCCAACCGCACCGACGTCGACTTCAAACTGCGTAATCCCACTTTCAGTTTCGCTTGTTGCATAGACTTGAATCTTGCCTCCGACGAAACCGGCCGAAAGAGAGGCGATATTCTGTAGCGCTGTCGCGTGGCTGTCCGCAATAGTATCGAGCAAAACCAGTTTACCATCCGGCAGCAGTGTAAAAAGCGACAACCCGTCATCAGCGCCACCAGCGATAACATACATGCGGTCGCCAACTTGCACCGAGGTGATTTCCGACGTGTTTTGAAAACGAGTCCACAGGTTGTCGATAACGTGATCAACTGGTTCGAGCGTGCCGTCAGCATGGACTTTTAGAACTGTAAGGGACGAGCTTCCGCTACTTGCAA
This window contains:
- the rfbC gene encoding dTDP-4-dehydrorhamnose 3,5-epimerase: MKVETTKLDGVVIVTPARHGDNRGFFSETFSTNAMGQAGLPSKFVQDNLSRSANKGTVRGLHCQAPPHAQAKLVRCLRGAILDVAVDVRHGSPTYGDWVAVELSDDNGSALLVPEGYLHGFITLTDDVDVFYKCSDHYAPETEMSVRFDDPDIGIEWGMPSDQTTLSGKDAEAGSLSAFATPFGLDGGPRTS
- a CDS encoding DUF2793 domain-containing protein yields the protein MPDTSPILSLPLIQAAQAQKHVTHNEAVRILDILVQLSVTSANELNPPPAANEGDRYIVPAGATGDWAGQEKSVTWLQDGSWQFIPPLDGWRADITGTAQQIRFDGTEWVDTAGTTNNLDLVGVNTTADATNKLAVAADATLLSHNGTSHQVKINKANTGDTASLLFQSNWSGRAEFGLTGDDNFRVKTSADGSSWNEAIIATGAGDVGIGKSPVAKLDVNGVLRLTPTAIAGLPAANTVGSGGIAFVSDATGGAQLAYSDGTSWLKVRDGSAV
- a CDS encoding calcium-binding protein, with the translated sequence MTSFVLSGTLMGPGLQYVSGVTDLEVSWRGGAAYLYSTTGYGGGATVFSIASSGITQVVDQVEYSYDLMASPSAQIEFLEIAGQTQFVAYGRYDWLLEGLPVDSGGQLGSSVQLNWGAGGLGNLSALGSTSIDGVTHVYAANANSTGFAHYTVDGSLQLVVQNNLSAPSSAGAIDMAALEVVMVEGSQVLLSLSRQLDGLKSYAVNNDGNPDQVSELSSGEMLPVAVPTALTTGTVAGQTFAVVASSGSSSLTVLKVHADGTLEPVDHVIDNLWTRFQNTSEITSVQVGDRMYVIAGGADDGLSLFTLLPDGKLVLLDTIADSHATALQNIASLSAGFVGGKIQVYATSETESGITQFEVDVGAVGLTVQADGSADQVTGTAQNDLIDGGSGNDQINGAAGDDILHDGTGQDQLTGGAGADIFLLTADDVPDTIKDFEPGIDRLDLSGFFMLYDASQLNITSRSWGADITYRNEVVHVFSASGAALTAQHFTTKDTLALDRPPSGFNYIPEVIEGTEGNDILAGDEGVETLKGHSGNDTFLWSEGADFFDGGNGEDTVSYVSAPAAVTVDLTRNDSNGAAVGDQYISIENLIGSGFDDILIGNNLANEIYGGSGDDTIVGGLGADMMDGGTGWDTVSYETMDQAVIISLLDNLAAGAAHGHTLVDIEAVTGSSFHDALTGNAHANTLIGLAGDDTLIGGAGDDHLLGGAGNDTLIGGEGTDILDGGSGFDWVDFRSDTSAISVNLAPTSSFSVVPGDTLISIENVTGSLFSDTIIGDAAANHIRGMAGDDNLQGGGGNDTLVGGDGRDTLYGGTGLDRIQGDGGDDRLFGDDGDDGLLGGAGDDWIYGGYGNDKISGGEGNDQLVGGSGQDVIWGGNGHDRFIGGGGGDRYLGGNGWDYVDYSALATRVKILLAHGKGMAASSTDRFHSIENAIGSDFHDLVIGSNGSNRIEGRGGNDDLRGQAGADQLYGDGGQDRLSGGTGNDRLFGGDHHDILKGDNGHDILDGGAGYDRLFGGTGWDTASYATADAAVIINLIHNVHAGGAFGDKLFSIENIFGSEHDDTIIGSKGSNSLFGGQGNDKLKGMGGNDKLYGGDGDDIFIAAGQGTAKYDGGNGEDTVLMSGAASRAVVSLALGKGFGSMVGDTFFSVENLIGTDFDDKFVGNEADNRLLGLNGDDILWGAAGNDALFGGSGNDRLNGNSGADILSGGSGMDVLSGDDGDDLLTGGEQVDTFIFTDGQDCITDFDHDQETILLSSELWGGGHKTQQEILSYANIIDGDAVFDFGNGNILTVDDIDQIEYLHNNVFLM